In Acidimicrobiales bacterium, the genomic window TGGGACTGCCCAGGCCCCGACCACCCCGAGAGCCACCCGTCCATGACCGTCGTCGACACCAAACGCCCGCAGCGTTGGAAATCCTACGCGTCCGCGGATCGCAGTACGGCCACTGACGTTTGGACAGTCACCAGCACGGCGCCGTCCGCCGCCATCACCACCCTCGCCAACGCGACAGCCATCCAACCGCCTACCCGTCGAAAGCGGTCACCTGTCTTCAGCACGACGACTTGGACCCTTACTTGACGCTCGTCCTTACGCCAGTCAGTGCCCGGGCCACACCCGGGCCACACACAGTGGCCCAGAACGGTCTCCAGCGGTCCTCTACGGTCACCAACTGTCGGAGCCGAAATCGCCTCTGACCTGGGGTTTCTACCGTTTTGGCTGGTGAGGTCTTCACGTAAGGGTCTGACCTGGTCTTTGATCGGCTGATTTGGGTGCGGGTCACGGGGTAAGCGGCCGCTGACCACGTGGGTTTAGTTGTGGGTTGGTTTTCGGTGGCGGTCGCGTTCGACGATGGCGACGCTGAGCTCTTCGAGTTCGTGTACGAGGGTTTTGAGTCGGCGGTGGTTGTCGAAGAGGGGCTGGTAGGCGGCGAGTTGGTCGTCGGTGAGGAGCCGGGTGACGGTTTTGCCGGCGATTTTGCGGGTCCAGGACCGGAACGGGCCGTGTAGGCGGGGCGGGTCGTGGTGGCAGGAGCAGGCCAGTTTGCCGCAACGGCCGGTGCGGGTGACCAGGCTGCCGGGCAGGCAGGGCCCCAGGGCGGCGAGCTCGGCGGTGATGCGCTCGAGCGCCGCTCGCTGACGCTTGGTGGGCTCCATCGCTTCCAGTTTCTCAGCTATCCCGGGTTCGTCTCG contains:
- a CDS encoding DUF6788 family protein, with the translated sequence MIRDEPGIAEKLEAMEPTKRQRAALERITAELAALGPCLPGSLVTRTGRCGKLACSCHHDPPRLHGPFRSWTRKIAGKTVTRLLTDDQLAAYQPLFDNHRRLKTLVHELEELSVAIVERDRHRKPTHN